A genome region from Bradyrhizobium sp. WSM1417 includes the following:
- a CDS encoding 2-oxoacid:acceptor oxidoreductase subunit alpha, whose amino-acid sequence MSDKKPISSVNDFVVRFANVNGSGSASANEMFARAILRHGVPVSPRNIFPSNIQGLPTWYEVRVTEDGHLGARGGVDMMVAMNPQTWDKDVAGIEPGGYLFYDSTKPMPSTKFRDDITVIGVPLTAITNSTYTDPRQRQLFKNIIYLGALSALLDMDPKLIEQLIGEQYKGKEKLLSSNVHALHLGRDWALQNLKCPTGLRVKKSDKVGDRIFIEGNSAAALGAVYGGATVCAWYPITPSSSVAEAFTAHCKKYRHDPKTDKAKYAIVQGEDELASIGIVIGASWNGARAFTATSGPGISLMTEFIGLSYFAEIPAVIMNIQRAGPSTGMPTRTQQCDIIACAYASHGDTKHVLLFPEDPAEAFEFAAAAFDLAERLQTTIFLMLDLDIGMNHRLCRPLKWDDSKQYDRGKVMTAEMLDEGRDFGRYLDVDGDGIPYRTYPGTHPTKGSFFTRGTSRDRYARYSEEGSVYADNMQRLMRKFETAQDLVPRPLQANAERPTKYGVIYFGSTTPAMDEAIGLLEARGHQLDRLRIRAFPFHSSVASFLAEHDFVYVVEQNRDSQLRQLIVNENGIDPVRLVPIVHYDGSPITARFIAKAIGDHQDHLKVTPLRKAVS is encoded by the coding sequence ATGTCCGACAAAAAGCCGATCAGCAGCGTAAACGACTTCGTCGTCCGCTTCGCCAACGTCAACGGATCGGGCTCGGCCAGCGCCAACGAGATGTTTGCGCGCGCGATCCTGCGCCATGGCGTTCCGGTGAGCCCGCGCAACATCTTCCCCTCCAACATCCAGGGACTGCCGACCTGGTACGAGGTGCGGGTGACCGAAGACGGCCATCTCGGCGCCCGCGGCGGCGTCGACATGATGGTCGCGATGAACCCGCAGACCTGGGACAAGGACGTCGCCGGCATCGAGCCCGGCGGCTATCTGTTCTACGATTCCACCAAGCCGATGCCGTCTACCAAATTCCGCGACGACATCACCGTAATCGGCGTCCCCCTGACCGCGATCACGAACTCGACCTATACCGATCCGCGCCAGCGCCAGCTGTTCAAGAACATCATCTATCTCGGGGCGCTCTCGGCGCTGCTCGACATGGACCCGAAGCTGATCGAGCAGCTGATCGGCGAGCAGTACAAGGGCAAGGAGAAGCTGCTCTCGTCCAACGTCCACGCGCTGCATCTCGGCCGCGACTGGGCGCTGCAGAACCTGAAATGCCCAACCGGGCTTCGGGTGAAGAAGTCCGACAAGGTCGGCGACCGCATCTTCATCGAGGGCAACAGCGCCGCCGCGCTCGGCGCCGTCTATGGCGGCGCCACGGTGTGCGCCTGGTATCCGATCACGCCGTCCTCGTCGGTGGCGGAGGCTTTTACCGCCCACTGCAAGAAGTACCGACACGATCCAAAGACCGACAAGGCGAAATACGCCATCGTGCAGGGCGAGGACGAGCTCGCTTCGATCGGAATCGTGATCGGCGCCTCCTGGAACGGCGCGCGCGCCTTCACCGCGACCTCCGGGCCCGGCATCTCGCTGATGACCGAGTTCATCGGGCTCTCGTATTTCGCCGAGATCCCGGCCGTGATCATGAACATCCAGCGCGCCGGCCCCTCCACGGGCATGCCGACCCGCACCCAGCAATGCGACATCATCGCCTGCGCCTATGCTTCGCATGGCGACACCAAGCATGTGCTGCTGTTCCCGGAGGATCCCGCCGAGGCGTTTGAGTTCGCGGCCGCGGCCTTCGATCTCGCCGAGCGGCTCCAGACCACGATCTTCCTGATGCTCGACCTCGACATCGGCATGAACCACCGGCTCTGCCGTCCCCTGAAATGGGACGATTCCAAGCAATACGACCGCGGCAAGGTGATGACCGCGGAGATGCTGGACGAAGGCCGCGATTTCGGCCGCTATCTTGACGTCGACGGCGACGGCATCCCGTATCGAACCTATCCCGGCACGCATCCGACCAAGGGCTCATTTTTTACCCGCGGCACGTCGCGTGACCGCTATGCGCGTTACTCCGAAGAAGGCTCGGTCTACGCCGACAACATGCAGCGGCTGATGCGCAAGTTCGAGACCGCGCAGGATCTGGTGCCGCGGCCGCTCCAGGCCAATGCCGAACGGCCGACCAAATACGGCGTGATCTATTTCGGCTCGACCACGCCGGCAATGGACGAGGCGATCGGATTGCTGGAAGCGCGCGGGCATCAGCTCGATCGCCTGCGCATCCGCGCCTTCCCGTTCCATTCGAGCGTGGCGAGCTTCCTTGCCGAGCACGATTTCGTCTACGTGGTCGAGCAGAACCGCGACAGCCAGCTGCGCCAGCTCATCGTCAACGAAAACGGCATCGACCCGGTGCGGCTGGTGCCGATCGTGCATTACGACGGCTCGCCGATCACCGCCCGCTTCATCGCAAAAGCCATTGGCGACCACCAGGATCACCTCAAGGTGACCCCGCTCCGCAAGGCCGTGTCATGA
- a CDS encoding 2-oxoacid:ferredoxin oxidoreductase subunit beta: MTYIAKPKFHHPGLKKNELGYTHRDYEGKISTLCAGCGHDSITASIIEACYELSIEPHRVAKISGIGCSSKTPDYFLGNSHGFNSVHGRMPSVLTGANLANRDLIYLGVSGDGDSASIGFGQFAHSIRRGVNMTYIVENNGVYGLTKGQFSATADRGSKSKKGVTNTDNAIDLVAIALQLGATFVARSFSGDKTQLVPLIAAAIRHKGASFIDVISPCIAFNNHAGSTKSFDYVREHNDAVNRLDVLVGRDPIAVDYAPGTVQMVEQHDGSRIALRKIDADYDPHDRLGAQTFLQKHAAKGQIVTGLLYVDPDAEDLHEHLNTVETPLNTLEADTLCPGSAALDKFNASLR, translated from the coding sequence ATGACCTACATTGCAAAGCCGAAATTCCACCATCCCGGGCTGAAGAAGAACGAGCTCGGCTACACCCATCGCGACTACGAAGGCAAGATCTCGACGCTCTGCGCCGGCTGCGGCCATGATTCGATCACAGCCTCGATCATCGAGGCCTGCTACGAGCTTTCGATCGAGCCGCACCGGGTCGCCAAGATCTCGGGCATCGGCTGTTCGTCGAAGACGCCCGACTATTTCCTCGGCAATTCGCACGGCTTCAATTCCGTGCACGGCCGCATGCCCAGCGTGCTGACCGGCGCCAACCTCGCCAATCGCGATTTGATCTATCTCGGCGTCTCCGGCGACGGCGATTCCGCCTCAATCGGCTTCGGCCAGTTCGCGCATTCGATCCGGCGCGGCGTCAACATGACCTATATCGTCGAGAACAACGGCGTCTACGGCCTGACCAAGGGCCAGTTCTCAGCCACCGCCGACCGCGGCTCGAAGTCCAAGAAGGGCGTCACCAACACCGACAACGCCATCGACCTCGTCGCCATCGCGCTGCAGTTGGGCGCGACTTTCGTGGCGCGCTCGTTCTCCGGCGACAAGACCCAGCTCGTCCCACTGATCGCCGCCGCGATCCGCCACAAGGGCGCGTCGTTCATCGACGTGATTAGCCCCTGCATTGCCTTCAACAACCACGCCGGCTCGACCAAGAGCTTCGACTATGTCCGCGAGCACAATGACGCGGTGAACCGGCTCGACGTGCTGGTCGGCCGCGATCCGATTGCGGTGGATTACGCACCCGGCACGGTGCAAATGGTCGAGCAGCATGACGGCAGCAGGATTGCGCTACGCAAGATCGACGCCGACTACGATCCGCATGACCGGCTCGGCGCCCAGACGTTTTTGCAGAAGCACGCCGCAAAGGGGCAGATCGTCACCGGCCTGCTCTACGTCGATCCTGATGCGGAAGATCTGCACGAGCATCTCAACACGGTCGAAACGCCGCTCAACACGCTGGAAGCGGATACGCTCTGCCCGGGCTCCGCGGCGCTGGACAAGTTCAACGCCAGCCTGCGGTGA
- a CDS encoding DUF4399 domain-containing protein produces MQIFRCVALAAALALLPGAAFSQGKAAPKDAKLYFITPHDGQKVRGGFWVRFGLRNMGVTHAGDEYQNAGHHHLLIDVNDPIDPKEPILQDKSHLHFGAGQTETLLELPPGTHTLQLVLGDARHYPFEPPIVSEKITIRVRQPATAR; encoded by the coding sequence ATGCAGATCTTTCGTTGCGTCGCGCTGGCGGCGGCGCTCGCATTGCTCCCGGGGGCAGCCTTTTCGCAAGGCAAGGCAGCGCCCAAGGACGCAAAGCTCTATTTCATCACCCCGCATGACGGGCAGAAGGTCCGCGGCGGATTCTGGGTGCGGTTCGGCTTGCGCAACATGGGAGTGACCCATGCCGGCGACGAGTACCAGAACGCCGGTCACCATCATCTGCTGATCGACGTCAACGATCCCATCGATCCCAAGGAGCCGATCCTGCAGGACAAGTCGCATCTGCATTTCGGGGCGGGGCAGACCGAAACGCTGCTCGAGCTTCCGCCCGGAACGCACACGCTTCAACTCGTGCTGGGCGATGCCAGGCACTATCCATTCGAGCCGCCCATCGTGTCGGAGAAGATCACCATACGCGTCAGGCAGCCCGCCACGGCACGGTAG
- a CDS encoding SUMF1/EgtB/PvdO family nonheme iron enzyme gives MGEIRNFRSGNDEPPTHGPMPRRLAAIIVGDIASYSRLMQADEEGTHVRVKRIERDLIQPSIVEHHGNLVKTTGDGFIAIFDSPVEAVRCSIVIQQNLIGRNASLPKETRIEYRIGVNLGDVIVEPDDVYGDGVNIATRIEGIAEPGQVFISGAIYEQIKHKVVCGYESLGDRKVKNITDPVRVYKVLPDADAVGRTRGRRENALIFLLGITLSVMAAGVLWYLLAQTPGRVGEQAAVTTVSPAASPSPQPPPREATPQPSPSAASPSPSPAPAPNQSTSQSASQSPVPVREPEMVAIRGGSFAMGSNDDPTERPVHQVTVKPFSIGKYPVTVQEWNECAAAKACGFTATGKDDAPVSNVSWTDAQQYAAYLAQATKKTYRLPSEAEWEYAARGGTQTKYWWGDKLQPGMAGCKDCGDLAAEQPAKVGSFRPNPFGLHDMGGGIDQWVEDCWHKTYQGAPGDGSAWSSGDCSAHVLRSGSWKNDSRYVRPSNRDGYDTNVRYPTHGFRVALSP, from the coding sequence ATGGGCGAAATTCGCAACTTCAGATCCGGGAATGACGAGCCGCCCACGCACGGCCCGATGCCTCGTCGTCTCGCGGCCATCATTGTCGGTGACATCGCTTCCTACAGCCGCCTGATGCAGGCCGACGAGGAGGGCACGCACGTCCGCGTCAAGCGGATCGAGCGGGATCTCATCCAGCCCAGCATCGTCGAACACCATGGAAATCTGGTGAAGACGACGGGCGATGGCTTCATCGCCATTTTCGACAGCCCGGTCGAGGCCGTCCGATGCAGCATCGTTATCCAGCAGAATCTCATCGGCCGCAACGCCTCGCTTCCGAAGGAGACCCGGATCGAGTACCGGATTGGCGTCAATCTCGGTGACGTCATCGTGGAGCCTGACGACGTCTACGGCGATGGTGTCAACATCGCAACGCGCATCGAGGGCATCGCCGAGCCAGGCCAGGTCTTTATCTCCGGCGCGATCTACGAGCAGATCAAGCACAAGGTCGTGTGCGGCTACGAGTCGCTCGGGGACCGCAAAGTCAAGAACATCACCGATCCCGTGCGGGTCTATAAAGTGCTGCCGGATGCAGACGCCGTCGGCAGGACGCGGGGGCGGCGCGAGAATGCTCTGATCTTTCTCCTGGGTATCACGCTGTCGGTGATGGCCGCCGGCGTGCTGTGGTATCTGCTGGCTCAGACGCCGGGCAGGGTGGGCGAGCAGGCCGCCGTCACTACCGTTTCTCCTGCCGCATCACCGAGCCCGCAGCCTCCGCCACGCGAAGCGACGCCGCAGCCGTCTCCCTCCGCGGCTTCGCCATCTCCGTCGCCCGCTCCGGCGCCAAATCAATCGACGAGTCAATCGGCAAGTCAATCGCCAGTTCCCGTCCGCGAACCCGAGATGGTCGCCATTCGCGGCGGCAGCTTTGCGATGGGAAGCAATGACGACCCGACCGAGCGTCCTGTCCATCAGGTGACGGTCAAGCCGTTCTCGATCGGAAAATATCCGGTGACCGTGCAGGAATGGAACGAGTGCGCCGCTGCAAAGGCGTGCGGCTTCACGGCGACCGGGAAGGACGATGCACCGGTCAGCAATGTGAGCTGGACCGACGCGCAGCAATATGCGGCCTATCTCGCTCAGGCGACGAAGAAGACTTATCGGCTTCCGAGCGAAGCCGAATGGGAATATGCCGCGCGGGGCGGAACGCAGACCAAATATTGGTGGGGCGATAAGCTGCAGCCGGGCATGGCCGGTTGCAAGGATTGCGGTGATCTCGCGGCCGAGCAGCCGGCGAAGGTCGGCAGCTTCAGGCCGAATCCGTTCGGGCTCCACGACATGGGCGGCGGTATCGATCAGTGGGTCGAGGACTGCTGGCACAAGACCTATCAAGGCGCGCCCGGCGACGGCTCGGCATGGAGCAGCGGGGACTGCAGCGCTCATGTCCTGCGCTCGGGCTCCTGGAAGAACGATTCGAGATATGTGCGGCCGTCCAACCGCGACGGCTACGACACCAATGTTCGTTATCCCACGCACGGATTCCGCGTGGCGCTCAGTCCCTAA
- a CDS encoding DsrE family protein produces the protein MNRRNMLWSAISGLGAALGASSATAATEAGTGNKLKVVYHLSDAEKVNFVLGNIQNHIDGVGGPEHVTIALVIHGPALKAFHWAQANPDISKRVGDFSKDGVELAACGNTMKAQNVTLTDLLPGFVSAEKGGVVRLAELQSQGYLYLRP, from the coding sequence ATGAACCGCCGGAACATGTTGTGGAGCGCCATCTCAGGCCTGGGCGCGGCGCTTGGCGCCTCCAGCGCGACGGCCGCGACCGAAGCCGGCACGGGCAACAAGCTGAAGGTGGTCTATCATTTGAGCGATGCGGAGAAGGTCAATTTCGTGCTCGGCAACATCCAGAACCACATCGACGGCGTCGGCGGCCCCGAGCATGTGACGATCGCGCTGGTGATCCACGGGCCGGCGCTGAAGGCGTTTCACTGGGCGCAGGCCAACCCTGACATCAGCAAGCGCGTCGGCGACTTCTCCAAGGATGGCGTCGAGCTTGCCGCCTGCGGCAACACGATGAAGGCGCAGAACGTCACGCTTACGGATCTATTGCCGGGCTTCGTCAGCGCGGAGAAGGGCGGCGTGGTCCGTTTGGCCGAGCTCCAGTCGCAGGGTTATCTCTATCTGCGGCCGTAG
- a CDS encoding helix-turn-helix transcriptional regulator: protein MSAAAHDLLFRTLADPTRRAIFERLCREGEQTVGALTALSGVSQPAVSKHLGALKQAGLVRDRHQGRQTHYSAQPGALNPLIDWTSQMAGFWQSRLDALDDLLKRMDQ, encoded by the coding sequence ATGTCCGCCGCCGCCCACGATCTTCTGTTCAGGACGCTCGCCGACCCCACCCGTCGGGCGATCTTCGAGCGATTGTGCCGCGAGGGCGAACAGACGGTCGGGGCTCTGACGGCACTGTCGGGCGTGTCCCAGCCGGCGGTCTCAAAACATCTCGGCGCGCTGAAGCAGGCTGGCCTCGTGCGCGACCGGCATCAAGGGCGGCAGACCCATTACAGCGCCCAGCCCGGCGCGCTCAATCCGCTGATCGACTGGACCAGCCAGATGGCCGGGTTCTGGCAGAGCCGGCTCGATGCGCTCGACGATCTCCTGAAGAGGATGGACCAATGA
- a CDS encoding SRPBCC domain-containing protein, giving the protein MNESATETRSVVVEREFAFPAERIWRALTQPHLMEEWLMKNDFKPNVGHRFNLRGEWGGVLDCEVLTIEPQKTLAYTWNFSHDDAAFDLKSVVTFTLTPTGAGTHLRVEQAGFSPTQKQAFGGAHAGWKQFLAKLDELLARAD; this is encoded by the coding sequence ATGAACGAATCCGCGACCGAAACCCGATCTGTTGTCGTCGAGCGCGAATTTGCCTTTCCGGCAGAGCGGATCTGGCGCGCACTGACGCAGCCGCATCTGATGGAGGAATGGCTGATGAAGAACGACTTCAAGCCGAATGTGGGCCACCGCTTCAACCTTCGCGGCGAGTGGGGCGGCGTGCTGGACTGCGAGGTTCTCACCATCGAGCCGCAGAAGACGCTCGCCTACACCTGGAATTTCTCGCATGACGACGCGGCGTTCGATCTCAAGAGCGTCGTGACCTTCACGCTGACCCCGACGGGCGCAGGCACGCATCTGCGTGTCGAGCAAGCCGGCTTCAGCCCGACACAGAAGCAGGCTTTTGGCGGCGCGCATGCCGGCTGGAAGCAGTTTCTCGCCAAGCTGGACGAGCTGCTGGCACGGGCAGATTAG
- a CDS encoding DUF1801 domain-containing protein — protein sequence MKKAVTAKNSSTTKTDGASPSRMIDGRIKELGDWRGEMLGRIRGLIKDADPDVVEEWKWRGVPVWEHDGIICTGETYKAVVKMTFAKGAALDDPAGLFNSSLDGNVRRAIDIREGEKINEKALKALIRAAVELNASKAKKKPAKRSG from the coding sequence ATGAAGAAGGCCGTGACCGCGAAAAACAGCAGCACGACGAAGACGGATGGCGCTTCGCCATCCAGGATGATCGACGGCAGGATCAAGGAGCTCGGCGACTGGCGCGGCGAGATGCTCGGGCGAATCCGTGGCCTGATCAAGGACGCCGACCCTGATGTCGTCGAGGAATGGAAGTGGCGCGGCGTTCCCGTGTGGGAGCACGACGGCATCATCTGCACCGGCGAGACCTACAAGGCCGTGGTGAAGATGACGTTTGCCAAGGGCGCCGCGCTGGACGATCCCGCCGGCCTGTTCAACTCGAGCCTCGACGGCAACGTGCGTCGCGCGATCGATATTCGCGAAGGCGAAAAGATCAACGAGAAGGCGTTGAAGGCGCTGATCCGCGCGGCGGTGGAGCTGAATGCGTCGAAAGCCAAGAAGAAGCCGGCGAAACGTTCCGGATAG
- a CDS encoding SpoVR family protein, protein MTERLFEGADWDFHTLQRITDACEEVATKDLGLDVYPNQIEVITAEQMLDAYSSVGMPLFYKHWSFGKHFAYHEASYRKGLMGLAYEIVINSSPCISYLMEENTATMQTLVIAHAAFGHNHFFKNNYLFKQWTDADGILDYLDFAKNYVMQCEDRYGRVEVERTLDAAHALMSHGIDRYPGKKKLDLRAEEKRAGRRRQHEEEVFNDLWRTVPAGKSKTRSALSIERRRKLLGLPQENLLYFLEKSAPRLAPWQRELLRIVRHIAQYFYPQSQTKVMNEGTATYVHYRIMTKLHQQGRISDGNFLEFLQSHTNVVFQPEFDDQRFSGFNPYALGFAMMQDIERIVARPEDEDREWFPDIAGKNDVMGVLRDVWANYRDESFIAQFLSPKLMRHLRMFHLHDDPEERAGIRVDAIHDERGFRRVRRELARQHDVGYIDANIEVVDVDLSGDRRLILHHHVIKGAQLNETDAKRVLQHLADLWTYDVALIEVDATDKVLREYVVSPRPISAVA, encoded by the coding sequence ATGACGGAACGCTTGTTCGAAGGCGCCGATTGGGATTTTCATACCTTGCAGCGCATCACGGATGCCTGCGAGGAGGTGGCGACGAAAGATCTCGGGCTCGACGTCTATCCGAACCAGATCGAGGTGATCACCGCCGAGCAGATGCTGGACGCCTATTCGTCCGTCGGCATGCCGCTGTTCTACAAGCACTGGTCGTTCGGAAAGCACTTTGCGTATCACGAGGCCTCATACCGCAAGGGCCTCATGGGGCTCGCCTATGAGATCGTGATCAACTCGTCGCCCTGCATCTCCTACCTGATGGAGGAGAATACGGCGACGATGCAGACCCTGGTGATCGCGCACGCCGCCTTCGGGCACAACCACTTCTTCAAGAACAACTATCTGTTCAAGCAGTGGACCGACGCCGACGGCATCCTGGACTATCTCGATTTCGCCAAGAACTACGTCATGCAATGCGAGGATCGCTACGGTCGCGTCGAGGTCGAGCGCACCCTCGATGCCGCGCATGCGCTGATGTCGCACGGGATCGACCGCTATCCCGGCAAGAAGAAGCTCGACCTCCGCGCCGAAGAGAAGCGGGCAGGGCGCCGCCGCCAGCACGAGGAGGAGGTCTTCAACGACCTCTGGCGCACCGTGCCGGCAGGAAAGAGCAAGACCCGGTCCGCGCTCAGCATCGAACGCCGCCGCAAGCTGCTCGGCCTGCCGCAGGAGAACCTGCTGTATTTCCTCGAGAAGAGCGCGCCGCGGCTGGCGCCATGGCAGCGCGAGTTGTTGCGCATCGTGCGCCACATCGCGCAATATTTCTATCCGCAGAGCCAGACCAAGGTGATGAACGAGGGGACGGCGACCTACGTCCACTATCGCATCATGACCAAGCTGCATCAGCAGGGCCGCATCAGCGACGGCAATTTCCTCGAATTCCTGCAGTCGCACACTAACGTCGTGTTCCAGCCTGAATTCGACGACCAGCGCTTTTCCGGCTTCAACCCCTATGCGCTCGGCTTCGCCATGATGCAGGACATCGAGCGCATCGTCGCAAGGCCGGAAGACGAGGACCGCGAGTGGTTCCCGGACATCGCCGGCAAGAACGACGTGATGGGCGTGCTGCGCGACGTCTGGGCCAACTACCGCGATGAAAGCTTCATCGCCCAGTTCCTGAGCCCGAAGCTGATGCGGCACCTTCGCATGTTCCACTTGCATGACGATCCCGAGGAACGTGCCGGCATCCGGGTCGACGCCATTCACGACGAGCGCGGCTTCCGCCGCGTCCGGCGCGAGCTGGCACGGCAGCACGATGTCGGCTACATCGACGCGAATATCGAGGTGGTCGATGTCGATCTCTCCGGCGACCGGCGGCTGATCCTGCATCACCATGTCATCAAGGGCGCGCAGCTCAACGAGACCGACGCCAAGCGCGTGCTCCAGCATCTGGCCGATCTCTGGACCTACGACGTCGCGCTGATCGAGGTGGATGCCACCGACAAGGTGCTGCGCGAATATGTCGTCAGCCCGCGCCCGATCTCGGCGGTGGCCTGA
- a CDS encoding YeaH/YhbH family protein: MHIIDRRLNPGGKSLENRQRFLRRAKSLVQGAVKKTSQERDIKDVLEGGEVTIPLDGMHEPRFRRDGGTRDMVLPGNKKFIEGDYLQRSGQGSAKDSGPGEGDSEDAFRFVLSRDEFVDLFLDDLELPDLAKRKIAQTESEGIQRAGYTTSGSPSNISVSRTVRRAMARRIALRRPSKEEIEELEDAIAACADEDERLLLMAQLEKLKAKSKRIPFIDPLDIRYRRFETVPKPVAQAVMFCLMDVSGSMSEHMKDLAKRFYMLLYVFLKRRYKHVDIVFIRHTDRAEEVDEQTFFYGPASGGTLVSSALQAMHEIVRERFSPSDWNIYAAQASDGDNSYSDGELAGMLLTDKILPVCQFFAYLEVGESGGSAFDLSDSSLWTLYERLRNSGAPLSMRKVSERSEIFPVFHDLFQRRDTAQEKAAP; this comes from the coding sequence ATTCACATTATTGACAGGCGCCTGAATCCAGGCGGCAAGAGTCTCGAGAACCGGCAGCGGTTCTTGCGTCGGGCCAAATCCCTGGTGCAGGGCGCCGTCAAGAAGACCTCGCAGGAACGCGACATCAAGGACGTCCTGGAGGGTGGCGAGGTCACGATTCCGCTCGACGGCATGCACGAGCCGCGTTTCCGCCGCGACGGCGGAACGCGCGACATGGTTTTGCCCGGCAACAAGAAGTTCATCGAGGGCGACTATCTCCAGCGCTCCGGCCAGGGCAGCGCCAAGGATTCCGGTCCGGGTGAAGGCGACAGCGAGGACGCCTTCCGCTTCGTGCTCAGCCGCGACGAATTCGTCGATCTCTTCCTCGACGATCTCGAACTTCCCGATCTCGCCAAGCGCAAGATCGCGCAGACCGAGAGCGAGGGCATCCAGCGCGCCGGCTACACCACGTCGGGCTCGCCGTCCAACATCTCGGTGAGCCGGACGGTTCGGCGCGCAATGGCGCGCCGTATCGCGCTCAGGCGTCCCAGCAAGGAGGAGATCGAAGAGCTGGAAGACGCCATCGCCGCATGCGCGGACGAGGACGAGCGTCTGCTGCTGATGGCCCAGCTCGAAAAACTGAAGGCGAAGTCAAAGCGCATTCCCTTCATCGATCCGCTCGACATCCGCTACCGCCGCTTCGAGACGGTGCCCAAGCCCGTTGCCCAGGCCGTGATGTTCTGCCTGATGGACGTGTCGGGCTCGATGTCCGAGCACATGAAGGATCTTGCCAAGCGCTTCTACATGCTGCTCTACGTCTTCCTGAAGCGCCGCTACAAGCACGTCGACATCGTCTTCATCCGCCACACCGATCGCGCTGAGGAGGTGGACGAGCAGACCTTCTTCTACGGCCCGGCTTCCGGCGGAACGCTGGTTTCCAGCGCGCTGCAGGCGATGCACGAGATCGTGCGCGAACGCTTCAGCCCGTCGGACTGGAATATCTACGCCGCGCAAGCCTCCGACGGCGACAATTCCTATTCCGACGGCGAGCTCGCGGGCATGCTGCTGACCGACAAGATCCTGCCGGTCTGCCAGTTCTTCGCCTATCTCGAGGTCGGCGAGTCCGGCGGCAGCGCCTTCGATCTGTCCGACTCCTCGCTCTGGACCCTCTACGAGCGCCTGCGCAACAGCGGCGCACCGCTCTCGATGCGCAAGGTCAGCGAGCGCAGCGAGATTTTTCCGGTGTTCCACGATCTGTTTCAGCGCCGCGACACTGCCCAGGAGAAAGCCGCCCCATGA